The proteins below come from a single Eucalyptus grandis isolate ANBG69807.140 chromosome 3, ASM1654582v1, whole genome shotgun sequence genomic window:
- the LOC108958268 gene encoding probable leucine-rich repeat receptor-like protein kinase At1g35710: protein MNLVSKPIGLHVCQLMTAAIWIVIALALSHNFLALATKTEADALRHSGWWPSYITSNTSVSHCMWCGISCDDSGSVVEISASRQDYNNYCYYYDYWSSLNLSSMNYSMLPNLTSLTLSGYYLTDIIPLQICALQKLRYLNLSTNELTGELPLCLQNLTMLEVIDIHDNQIDSLIPHELGNLKRLISLDLSFNLLNGMIPMTLAKLKNLAQLSLQYNYFNGSIPSEIENLTNLAYLSMVGNSFSGSIPLEIGNLTNLAYLSVARNSFSGSIPLEIGNLTNLAYLSVARNSFSGSIPLEIGNLTNLAYLSVARNSFSGSIPLEIGNLTNLAYLSVARNSFSGSIPSKIGNLTNLAYLSMVGNSFSGSIPLEIGNLTNLAYLSMVGNSCSGSIPSEIGKLKSLIMLVLSLNSFTGPIPLEIGDLKNLTYLDLSFNNFSGNIPHELESLVMLSRLNLANNSLHGSIPKFQKLFNLESIDLSCNHLTGKIPPNLFNVSYASFEGNKGLEYTAMWALVTAFRYSGWWPNLLTSNISLAYCMWPSISCDDSGNIVKINAISNHEGTFDCSHIDFSLLSNLTLFSNLTFLGLHDCNFSNFFPLEICALPKLKHLNLSRTWLIGELPLCLQNLTTLEVIDIHGNRIGGPIPPELGNLKSLIYLDLSNNALGGTIPTTLGHIDNINLSYNYLAGKIPDNLAHVPYGAFIGNEGLEKTYGPRRMTGVVLMTILTPPMAISFIFYLVLRHLIVFQRRMKSTQSEITEKNGDFLSIWNYDGRIAYEDIINATEDFNIKYCIGTGGYGSVYRAELPNGKIVALKKLHHHEANDPSFDKSFRNEVKHLTEVRHRSIIKLHGFCLHKQCMFLVYEYMERGSLFCALREDVEAVELDWSKRLVIVWDMAHALSYLHHDCAQPIVHRDISSNNILLDNNMQAFLSDFGTARLLEPNFSSNLTANIAGTRGYIAPGKQQLSIFLLECYYRRHLARSIYLTHPMW, encoded by the coding sequence aTGAATCTTGTAAGCAAACCCATCGGCTTACATGTTTGCCAGTTGATGACTGCAGCTATATGGATCGTTATTGCGCTGGCTCTCTCCCACAACTTCCTTGCCCTTGCCACCAAAACAGAGGCAGATGCTCTTCGTCACAGTGGGTGGTGGCCTTCCTACATTACAAGCAACACTTCTGTGTCGCATTGCATGTGGTGTGGCATTTCATGCGACGATTCTGGAAGCGTCGTTGAAATAAGCGCATCACGACAAGACTACAACAACTACTGCTACTACTACGACTATTGGTCCTCACTTAATTTGAGTAGCATGAATTACTCTATGCTCCCGAATCTCACATCTCTTACGCTATCTGGTTATTATCTCACCGATATCATTCCCCTTCAAATATGTGCACTCCAAAAGCTCAGATACCTCAACTTGTCCACCAATGAACTAACCGGTGAGTTGCCTCTTTGTCTCCAAAATCTAACCATGTTAGAAGTTATTGACATTCATGATAATCAAATTGACAGTCTAATCCCTCATGAATTGGGAAATTTGAAGAGGTTGATCTCCCTAGATCTCAGTTTCAATTTGCTAAATGGCATGATCCCTATGACTCTAGCGAAATTGAAGAACTTAGCACAACTCTCTTTGCAATATAACTACTTCAATGGATCCATTCCTTCGGAAATAGAGAACTTGACGAACCTGGCATATCTAAGTATGGTAGGGAACTCCTTCAGTGGATCTATCCCATTAGAAATAGGGAACTTGACAAACTTGGCATATCTAAGTGTGGCAAGGAACTCCTTCAGTGGATCTATCCCATTAGAAATAGGGAACTTGACAAACTTGGCATATCTAAGTGTGGCAAGGAACTCCTTCAGTGGATCTATCCCATTAGAAATAGGGAACTTGACAAACTTGGCATATCTAAGTGTGGCAAGGAACTCCTTCAGTGGATCTATCCCATTAGAAATAGGGAACTTGACAAACTTGGCATATCTAAGTGTGGCAAGGAACTCCTTCAGTGGATCTATCCCATCGAAAATAGGGAACTTGACGAACTTGGCATATCTAAGTATGGTAGGGAACTCCTTTAGTGGATCTATCCCATTGGAAATAGGGAACTTGACGAACTTGGCATATCTAAGTATGGTAGGGAACTCCTGTAGTGGATCTATCCCATCGGAAATAGGTAAATTGAAGAGCTTGATTATGTTGGTGCTGAGCTTAAATTCCTTCACTGGCCCCATTCCATTGGAAATAGGAGAtttgaagaatctcacttaTCTGGATTTGAGCTTCAACAACTTCTCGGGAAATATCCCTCATGAACTTGAGAGTTTGGTCATGTTAAGCCGTCTCAATCTTGCAAACAATTCTCTTCATGGTTCAATTCCCAAATTCCAAAAGCTTTTCAACTTGGAGTCCATCGACTTATCATGCAATCATCTTACGGGAAAAATTCCACCAAATCTATTCAATGTTTCTTATGCATCTTTCGAAGGCAATAAAGGTTTGGAATATACTGCCATGTGGGCACTTGTAACTGCCTTTCGTTACAGTGGGTGGTGGCCTAACCTCCTTACAAGCAACATCTCCTTAGCATATTGCATGTGGCCTAGCATTTCATGCGACGACTCCGGAAACATtgtcaaaataaatgcaatatcCAACCATGAGGGCACATTTGATTGTAGCCACATTGATTTCTCTTTATTGTCGAATCTGACCTTATTCTCGAATCTGACCTTTCTTGGGCTGCATGATTGtaatttctctaatttctttCCCCTTGAAATATGTGCCCTCCCAAAGCTCAAGCACCTCAACTTGTCCCGCACTTGGCTAATTGGTGAGCTCCCTCTTTGTCTCCAAAACCTCACCACGTTAGAAGTAATTGACATTCATGGTAACAGAATCGGAGGTCCTATCCCTCCTGAACTAGGAAATCTAAAGAGTCTAATCTACCTGGATCTGAGTAATAATGCACTTGGGGGGACAATCCCAACGACTCTTGGTCACATAGATAACATCAACTTGTCGTATAATTATCTTGCGGGAAAAATTCCAGATAACTTGGCCCACGTTCCTTATGGAGCTTTCATAGGCAATGAAGGTTTGGAAAAGACTTATGGTCCTAGAAGAATGACTGGGGTTGTACTTATGACAATACTTACACCACCAATGGctatatcattcattttctatttgGTTTTGAGGCATTTGATCGTGTTTCAACGTAGAATGAAGAGCACTCAATCAGAGATAACAGAGAAAAATGGAGATTTCTTGTCAATATGGAATTATGATGGGAGAATTGCATATGAAGACATAATCAATGCAACAGAAGACTTTAACATCAAATATTGCATTGGAACTGGTGGATACGGTAGTGTCTATAGAGCGGAATTGCCTAATGGGAAAATTGTGGCATTGAAGAAACTTCACCATCATGAAGCAAATGACCCATCTTTCGACAAGAGCTTCCGAAATGAAGTGAAGCACTTGACTGAAGTACGGCATAGAAGCATAATTAAGCTCCATGGGTTTTGCTTACACAAGCAATGCATGTTCTTGGTTTATGAGTACATGGAAAGGGGGAGTCTATTTTGTGCTCTGAGAGAGGACGTTGAAGCAGTGGAACTAGACTGGTCTAAAAGACTTGTCATTGTATGGGATATGGCACATGCCTTGTCTTACTTGCACCACGATTGCGCTCAGCCAATCGTTCATCGAGACATATCTAGCAACAACATTTTGCTGGACAACAATATGCAGGCATTTCTATCAGATTTCGGCACAGCAAGACTCCTAGAACCTAACTTCTCATCTAATCTCACTGCAAATATTGCAGGCACCCGTGGATATATAGCACCAGGTAAGCAACAATTGTCCATATTTTTGTTGGAATGTTATTACCGGAGGCACTTAGCTAGATCAATATACTTAACACACCCCATGTGGTAA
- the LOC104438184 gene encoding zinc protease PQQL-like isoform X1 yields the protein MDLLPAETSQQLGRKHGFRSLKLAAVDMADALGDQPFGTEYGRLPNGLAYYVRPNSKPRMRAALALVVKVGSVLEEDDELGVAHIIEHLAFSATNRYTNHDIVKFLESIGAEFGACQNAVTSSDQTIYELFVPVDKPELLSQAISILAEFSSEVRVSKDDLEKERGAVLEEYRSNRNATGRMQDAHWLLLMEGSKYAERLPIGTEAVIRTVSAETVKQFYQKWYQLCHMAVIAVGDFPDTQSVVDMIKTHFGQKGAVPDLQPIPTYSVPSHDEPRFSYFVEREAAGSFVMISYKMPADDLKTVKDYKDLLTESVFLHALNQRFFKQSRRNDLPYFSCSADSDVLVRPLKAYVITASCKEGGTMEALESMLTEVARVRIHGFSEREISIVRALLLSEIESAYLERDQMQSTSLRDELIQHFLRGEPVIGIEYEAQLQKTILPHISSLDVSKYAEKLLTSSSCVIKAIEPQVSAKVDDLRSVVLKVNFLEEAKQIPPWDEELIPEEIVPLKPNPGYITQQLEYSNIGATELILSNGMRVCYKCTDFLDDQVLFTGFSYGGLSEVSENEYFSCSMGSTIAGEIGVYGYRPSVLMDMLAGKRAEVGTKIGAYMRSFSGDCSPSDLETALQLVYQLFATSVEPGEEDVKIVMQMAEAAVRAQERDPYTAFVNRVRELNYGNSHFFRPIKTSDLKRVDPRRACEYFSRCFKDPSTFTVVIVGSISPTIAVPLILQYLGGIPRPPEPILRYSRDDLKGLPVTSPTKIVREVVRSPMVQAQCSVQICFPVELKNGTMVEEIHSIGFLSKLLETKLMQVLRFKHGQIYSTGVTVFLGSNRPSRTGDVRGDISINFSCDPEISLKLVDLTLDEIQRLQEQGPSEEDVLTILEIEQRAHEDGVQENYYWLDKILRSYQSRVYSGDVGTSFKVQDEGRSKVRESLAPSTAQSALQRIIPFPCKKQYTVVILLPQRSRLQMLKSLFGFSRITHARDAKILAGVAAMAVLALSLWRYSRRSANS from the exons atgGATTTGCTGCCGGCGGAGACGTCGCAGCAGCTGGGGCGGAAGCACGGCTTCCGGTCGCTGAAGCTGGCGGCCGTCGACATGGCCGACGCCCTCGGGGACCAGCCCTTCGGGACCGAGTACGGCCGCCTCCCCAACGGCCTCGCCTACTACGTCCGCCCCAACTCCAAGCCCCGAatgagggccgccctcgccctcgTCGTCAAAGTCGG CTCAGTCTTGGAAGAGGATGATGAGCTTGGAGTGGCTCACATAATTGAGCACCTTGCTTTCAGTGCCACTAACAGATATACCAATCATGATATCGTGAAATTCCTAGAGAGTATCGGAGCAGAATTTGGTGCTTGTCAAAATGCTGTGACATCTTCTGATCAGACCATATACGAGTTGTTTGTTCCTGTTGACAAGCCTGAGCTACTGTCTCAGGCTATCTCTATTTTGGCAGAGTTCAGTTCTGAG GTTCGGGTCTCAAAAGACGATCTGGAAAAAGAACGAGGAGCTGTCTTAGAAGAATACAGAAGTAACAGGAATGCAACTGGAAGAATGCAGGATGCTCATTGGCTTTTGTTGATGGAAGGTTCAAAG TATGCAGAGCGCTTACCTATTGGCACAGAAGCGGTGATTCGAACTGTCTCTGCTGAGACTGTGAAGCAGTTTTATCAGAAATGGTACCAGTTATGTCATATGGCAGTTATAGCTGTTGGAGACTTTCCTGACACTCAG AGTGTAGTTGATATGATAAAGACTCATTTTGGGCAGAAAGGTGCAGTGCCTGACCTCCAACCCATTCCTACCTATTCAGTTCCATCTCATGACGAACCtcgattttcatattttgttgaACGTGAAGCTGCTGGG AGTTTCGTAATGATCAGCTACAAAATGCCAGCCGATGATTTAAAAACCGTGAAGGACTACAAAGACTTGCTCACAGAATCTGTGTTCCTTCATGCCCTAAACCAAAGATTTTTCAAGCAATCTCGGAGGAATGATCTGCCCTATTTCTCATGTTCAGCTGATTCAGATGTCTTAGTTCGTCCACTAAAGGCCTATGTGATAACAGCATCATGCAAAGAAGGAGGGACCATGGAGGCTCTAGAATCAATGCTCACGGAG GTGGCAAGGGTGAGGATCCATGGTTTTTCAGAACGCGAAATATCTATTGTTCGAGCTTTGCTATTATCGGAGATAGAATCTGCTTATCTGGAACGTGATCAAATGCAATCAACCAGCCTGCGAGATGAATTGATCCAA CATTTTTTGCGTGGTGAGCCTGTAATTGGTATTGAGTATGAGGCACAACTCCAGAAAACTATCTTACCCC ATATTTCATCATTAGATGTATCAAAATATGCGGAGAAGCTGCTTACCTCGAGCAGCTGTGTCATTAAGGCCATTGAGCCTCAAGTATCTGCAAAGGTGGATGATCTTAGAAGTGTTGTATTGAAGGTCAATTTTCTAGAGGAGGCAAAACAAATTCCACCATGGGATGAAGAACTTATTCCGGAAGAGATTGTCCCCCTGAAGCCAAATCCAGG CTATATTACCCAGCAGCTTGAATACTCAAACATCGGAGCCACTGAATTGATCCTATCCAATGGGATGAGAGTATGTTATAAATGTACTGACTTCCTTGATGACCAG GTCCTGTTTACTGGCTTTTCATATGGGGGTCTATCTGAAGTATCGGAGAATGAATATTTTTCATGCTCTATGGGATCAACAATTGCTGGAGAAATTGGTGTATATGGCTATAGACCTTCTGTACTAATGGATATGCTTGCTGGTAAGAGAGCTGAAGTTGGTACAAAAATTGGAGCTTATATGAGGTCTTTTTCTGGGGATTGCTCTCCTTCAGACCTGGAAACTGCTCTGCAG CTTGTTTATCAACTATTTGCTACCAGTGTGGAACCGGGAGAAGAGGATGTCAAAATTGTCATGCAGATGGCTGAAGCAGCAGTTCGTGCTCAAGAGAGGGATCCTTATACTGCTTTTGTAAACCGTGTGAGAGAGCTCAATTATGGAAACTCGCACTTTTTCAGG CCCATAAAGACAAGTGACCTCAAAAGAGTAGACCCAAGAAGAGCCTGTGAATACTTTAGTCGCTGTTTTAAGGATCCATCAACCTTTACAGTTGTGATTGTTGGCAGTATAAGTCCTACAATTGCCGTCCCTCTCATCTTGCAATATCTG GGCGGAATTCCTAGGCCTCCTGAGCCAATATTAAGATATAGTCGTGATGACCTCAAGGGCTTGCCAGTCACTTCTCCTACAAAGATTGTCAG AGAAGTTGTTAGGAGTCCCATGGTGCAAGCTCAGTGTTCTGTCCAGATCTGCTTTCCTGTGGAATTGAAAAATGGAACAATG GTGGAGGAGATTCACTCTATTGGATTTTTGAGCAAACTTCTTGAAACAAAGCTAATGCAGGTTCTTCGTTTCAAGCATGGGCAG ATCTATTCCACTGGGGTTACAGTATTTCTTGGCAGTAATAGACCTTCAAGGACTGGTGATGTACGTGGTGACATTagcattaatttttcttgtgatCCAGAAATCTCCTTGAAGCTG GTTGATCTCACTTTGGATGAAATACAACGTCTTCAAGAGCAAGGCCCATCAGAAGAGGATGTTTTGACAATTCTGGAGATCGAACAAAGAGCTCATGAAGATGGAGTGCAG gagaACTATTACTGGCTGGATAAAATTTTGCGCAGCTACCAATCAAGAGTTTATTCCGGAGACGTGGGCACTTCGTTTAAG GTTCAAGATGAAGGACGCTCAAAAGTTAGAGAATCTCTTGCTCCATCAACAGCCCAGTCGGCATTACAAAGAATAATACCTTTTCCTTGTAAGAAGCAGTACACAGTGGTGATTTTGCTGCCACAAAGGTCTCGCCTCCAGATGTTAAAATCACTATTTGGGTTCTCTCGGATCACACACGCTAGAGATGCGAAG
- the LOC104438182 gene encoding histone acetyltransferase type B catalytic subunit, whose protein sequence is MAQKHSTAPDPAAEPKKRRRVGFSGIDAGVDPNGCFKVYLVSREEEVGAPDSFCLDPVDLSHFFEEEDGKIYGYEGLKISVWVSCVSFHSYAEIAFESKSDGGKGITDLNTALKNMFGETLVDNKDDFLQTFSKETQFIRSTVSAGEILKHKHSDGHVNDSVSNLKVGSDVEAVRMLMGDMTAGHLYSRLVPLVLLLVDGSNPIDVTDSSWELYLLIQKTSDQQGNFHDRLLGFAAVYRFYHYPDSSRLRLGQILVLPLYQRKGYGRYLLEVLNNVAIADDVYDFTIEEPVDNLQHLRTCIDVQRLLSFDKVQQAVNSTVSQLKQGKLSKKTYIPRLLPPPSVVEDARKRFKINKKQFLQCWEILVYLGLDPADKSIQDYFSVISNRVRADILGKDSETAGKKVIEVPSDFDPEMSFVMHRAKAGGEANGIQVEDNQNKQEEQLQQLIDERLKDIKLIAQKVSRK, encoded by the exons ATGGCGCAGAAGCACAGCACCGCCCCCGATCCGGCGGCCGAGCCCAAGAAGCGGCGGCGCGTCGGCTTCTCCGGCATCG ATGCTGGAGTCGACCCGAACGGCTGCTTCAAAGTGTACCTCG TGTCCAGGGAAGAAGAAGTAGGGGCTCCTGATAGCTTCTGCCTTGATCCAGTTGACTTAAGTCACTTCTTTGAGGAGGAAGATGGAAAAATCTATGGATACGAAGGATTGAAG ATATCCGTCTGGGTAAGCTGTGTATCATTTCATTCATATGCAGAGATTGCCTTTGAGAGCAAATCGGAT gGAGGAAAAGGAATCACAGATCTGAACACTGCTCTTAAG AATATGTTTGGTGAAACTCTCGTGGATAATAAAGATGACTTCCTTCAAACTTTTTCCAAGGAGACCCAATTTATTAG GTCTACAGTTTCAGCTGGGGAGATTTTAAAGCATAAACACTCTGACGGTCATGTCAACGATTCTGTTAGTAATCTAAAAGTTGGTTCTGATGTCGAG GCTGTGCGCATGCTGATGGGCGATATGACAGCAGGACACCTGTATAGTCGGTTGGTCCCTCTTGTTCTGCTTCTTGTAGACG GTAGCAATCCTATTGATGTAACGGATTCAAGTTGGGAGCTATATCTTCTTATTCAGAAGACAAGTGATCAGCAAGGCAATTTTCATGATAGGCTTCTTGGTTTTGCTGCTGTATATCGTTTCTATCACTATCCTGATAGTTCGCGACTGCGGCTTGGTCAG ATTCTAGTATTACCACTTTACCAGCGCAAAGGCTATGGCCGCTATCTCCTGGAGGTGCTTAACAATGTCGCAATAGCTGATGATGTTTATGACTTCACAATAGAAGAGCCAGTGGATAATCTTCAACACTTGCGAACATGTATCGATGTGCAACGGCTTCTGAGCTTTGACAAAGTCCAGCAGGCAGTAAATTCAACAGTATCTCAGTTGAAGCAAGGCAAACTATCAAAGAAAACCTACATCCCTCGGTTGTTGCCTCCTCCTAGTGTGGTTGAGGATGCCAGGAAGCGTttcaaaatcaacaagaaacAGTTTCTTCAATGTTGGGAGATTCTAGTCTATCTTGGGCTTGATCCAGCTGATAAGAGCATACAGGATTATTTTTCCGTCATATCAAACCGTGTCAGGGCAGACATTTTAGGAAAAGACTCTGAGACTGCTGGAAAGAAAGTGATTGAAGTACCGAGTGATTTTGATCCAGAGATGTCCTTCGTCATGCATAGGGCAAAAGCAGGCGGCGAAGCTAATGGTATCCAAGTGGAGGACAACCAGAACAAGCAAGAAGAGCAGCTGCAGCAGTTAATCGATGAAAGATTGAAGGACATCAAGCTGATCGCTCAGAAGGTATCTCGGAAATGA
- the LOC104438184 gene encoding zinc protease PQQL-like isoform X2: protein MQDAHWLLLMEGSKYAERLPIGTEAVIRTVSAETVKQFYQKWYQLCHMAVIAVGDFPDTQSVVDMIKTHFGQKGAVPDLQPIPTYSVPSHDEPRFSYFVEREAAGSFVMISYKMPADDLKTVKDYKDLLTESVFLHALNQRFFKQSRRNDLPYFSCSADSDVLVRPLKAYVITASCKEGGTMEALESMLTEVARVRIHGFSEREISIVRALLLSEIESAYLERDQMQSTSLRDELIQHFLRGEPVIGIEYEAQLQKTILPHISSLDVSKYAEKLLTSSSCVIKAIEPQVSAKVDDLRSVVLKVNFLEEAKQIPPWDEELIPEEIVPLKPNPGYITQQLEYSNIGATELILSNGMRVCYKCTDFLDDQVLFTGFSYGGLSEVSENEYFSCSMGSTIAGEIGVYGYRPSVLMDMLAGKRAEVGTKIGAYMRSFSGDCSPSDLETALQLVYQLFATSVEPGEEDVKIVMQMAEAAVRAQERDPYTAFVNRVRELNYGNSHFFRPIKTSDLKRVDPRRACEYFSRCFKDPSTFTVVIVGSISPTIAVPLILQYLGGIPRPPEPILRYSRDDLKGLPVTSPTKIVREVVRSPMVQAQCSVQICFPVELKNGTMVEEIHSIGFLSKLLETKLMQVLRFKHGQIYSTGVTVFLGSNRPSRTGDVRGDISINFSCDPEISLKLVDLTLDEIQRLQEQGPSEEDVLTILEIEQRAHEDGVQENYYWLDKILRSYQSRVYSGDVGTSFKVQDEGRSKVRESLAPSTAQSALQRIIPFPCKKQYTVVILLPQRSRLQMLKSLFGFSRITHARDAKILAGVAAMAVLALSLWRYSRRSANS from the exons ATGCAGGATGCTCATTGGCTTTTGTTGATGGAAGGTTCAAAG TATGCAGAGCGCTTACCTATTGGCACAGAAGCGGTGATTCGAACTGTCTCTGCTGAGACTGTGAAGCAGTTTTATCAGAAATGGTACCAGTTATGTCATATGGCAGTTATAGCTGTTGGAGACTTTCCTGACACTCAG AGTGTAGTTGATATGATAAAGACTCATTTTGGGCAGAAAGGTGCAGTGCCTGACCTCCAACCCATTCCTACCTATTCAGTTCCATCTCATGACGAACCtcgattttcatattttgttgaACGTGAAGCTGCTGGG AGTTTCGTAATGATCAGCTACAAAATGCCAGCCGATGATTTAAAAACCGTGAAGGACTACAAAGACTTGCTCACAGAATCTGTGTTCCTTCATGCCCTAAACCAAAGATTTTTCAAGCAATCTCGGAGGAATGATCTGCCCTATTTCTCATGTTCAGCTGATTCAGATGTCTTAGTTCGTCCACTAAAGGCCTATGTGATAACAGCATCATGCAAAGAAGGAGGGACCATGGAGGCTCTAGAATCAATGCTCACGGAG GTGGCAAGGGTGAGGATCCATGGTTTTTCAGAACGCGAAATATCTATTGTTCGAGCTTTGCTATTATCGGAGATAGAATCTGCTTATCTGGAACGTGATCAAATGCAATCAACCAGCCTGCGAGATGAATTGATCCAA CATTTTTTGCGTGGTGAGCCTGTAATTGGTATTGAGTATGAGGCACAACTCCAGAAAACTATCTTACCCC ATATTTCATCATTAGATGTATCAAAATATGCGGAGAAGCTGCTTACCTCGAGCAGCTGTGTCATTAAGGCCATTGAGCCTCAAGTATCTGCAAAGGTGGATGATCTTAGAAGTGTTGTATTGAAGGTCAATTTTCTAGAGGAGGCAAAACAAATTCCACCATGGGATGAAGAACTTATTCCGGAAGAGATTGTCCCCCTGAAGCCAAATCCAGG CTATATTACCCAGCAGCTTGAATACTCAAACATCGGAGCCACTGAATTGATCCTATCCAATGGGATGAGAGTATGTTATAAATGTACTGACTTCCTTGATGACCAG GTCCTGTTTACTGGCTTTTCATATGGGGGTCTATCTGAAGTATCGGAGAATGAATATTTTTCATGCTCTATGGGATCAACAATTGCTGGAGAAATTGGTGTATATGGCTATAGACCTTCTGTACTAATGGATATGCTTGCTGGTAAGAGAGCTGAAGTTGGTACAAAAATTGGAGCTTATATGAGGTCTTTTTCTGGGGATTGCTCTCCTTCAGACCTGGAAACTGCTCTGCAG CTTGTTTATCAACTATTTGCTACCAGTGTGGAACCGGGAGAAGAGGATGTCAAAATTGTCATGCAGATGGCTGAAGCAGCAGTTCGTGCTCAAGAGAGGGATCCTTATACTGCTTTTGTAAACCGTGTGAGAGAGCTCAATTATGGAAACTCGCACTTTTTCAGG CCCATAAAGACAAGTGACCTCAAAAGAGTAGACCCAAGAAGAGCCTGTGAATACTTTAGTCGCTGTTTTAAGGATCCATCAACCTTTACAGTTGTGATTGTTGGCAGTATAAGTCCTACAATTGCCGTCCCTCTCATCTTGCAATATCTG GGCGGAATTCCTAGGCCTCCTGAGCCAATATTAAGATATAGTCGTGATGACCTCAAGGGCTTGCCAGTCACTTCTCCTACAAAGATTGTCAG AGAAGTTGTTAGGAGTCCCATGGTGCAAGCTCAGTGTTCTGTCCAGATCTGCTTTCCTGTGGAATTGAAAAATGGAACAATG GTGGAGGAGATTCACTCTATTGGATTTTTGAGCAAACTTCTTGAAACAAAGCTAATGCAGGTTCTTCGTTTCAAGCATGGGCAG ATCTATTCCACTGGGGTTACAGTATTTCTTGGCAGTAATAGACCTTCAAGGACTGGTGATGTACGTGGTGACATTagcattaatttttcttgtgatCCAGAAATCTCCTTGAAGCTG GTTGATCTCACTTTGGATGAAATACAACGTCTTCAAGAGCAAGGCCCATCAGAAGAGGATGTTTTGACAATTCTGGAGATCGAACAAAGAGCTCATGAAGATGGAGTGCAG gagaACTATTACTGGCTGGATAAAATTTTGCGCAGCTACCAATCAAGAGTTTATTCCGGAGACGTGGGCACTTCGTTTAAG GTTCAAGATGAAGGACGCTCAAAAGTTAGAGAATCTCTTGCTCCATCAACAGCCCAGTCGGCATTACAAAGAATAATACCTTTTCCTTGTAAGAAGCAGTACACAGTGGTGATTTTGCTGCCACAAAGGTCTCGCCTCCAGATGTTAAAATCACTATTTGGGTTCTCTCGGATCACACACGCTAGAGATGCGAAG